The DNA segment ATGATGGTCTTGCACTCCTCGTCCGGAAGCGGCTTGATGTTTTCACGAAGGATGCTCCAAGCCCTAGTGCGGGATATATGCATGTTCTCGCCTACCAAAGCCACACCTCCACCTCCTCGCCCGGTCGCACCGTCTCTCGCGACGCGGGAAGTCGGATGAGGCCGTCCGCGTCTCGAAGAGCTCCGGAGAAGGAGGACTTTACAGGACGGGGAAGAGCCTTCCCATCCTCGATCGAACAGGGGAGAAACTCCTCGACTCCCGAATGGCCGTATACCGGCTCTGTCACCGTGAGGAAAATCACACTCTGAGGCACCCTAGGCCGCCCCGTGTGAATCGCGTGCATCAGCGGGAGAGCCACCGTGTATGCCGACAGGAAACAGGAGAAGGGATGGCCCGGAAGTCCAAAGACCAACTTTCTGTCATCTCTCGCACCGGCGATCAGGGTCGGCTTCCCGGGGGACATGAGGATGCCCCGCACCAGCATCCCGGGATCGGACAAAGACTCGAAAAGGCGCGAGGTCTGGTCTCTTGCGCTCACGGAGGACCCTCCGTTTACCAGAACCACATCGCACTCGTCGTAGGCGAGCTGGAACAGTCTCTCAAGCGAACCGATATCGTCCCCTGCTATTCCGTAGAATCGGGGCTCGTAACCTTGACTTCGCATCAAGGAGGACAGGATATGAGAGTTTACATCTCTTATCTGTCCCGAGGATAGAAAGGCCGTGTCGTATGGGACTATCTCGTCACCCGAGCTTATTATCCCCGCCTTGATGCGGAGGGCGCTTACCTCCGCCACTCCTGCGCAGGCAGGGATACCCAGAGTCCTGAAATCCAAAAGAGCGCCTTTCTCAAGCAGGACGGTACCTGCATCATATTCCTCCCCGGCGGAGACGGTATTTTCCTCTCTTTGCACGGAATCCCTGATCTCTATCCATTCTCCCGACTCTTCCGCGAACTCTGCCATGACGACGGCATCCGTCCCCATGGGCAGAGCGCCTCCGGTGTGTATGAGAGCGCATTCGCCCGGTTCCACGGAGAAACAGGGCATCCCTCCCATGGGGACCTCGCCCTTCAGGCGCAGGAACGCGGGGTTCAAGGCGGACGCCCCGAAACAGTCCAAGCTTGAAAGAGCAAAACCATCCCTGGTGCTCCTTGTAAAGGGCGGAGAGGGCTCGCGCGAAAAGACGGGCGAAGCTAAACGCCTCCCTTCGGCCTGGGAAAGAGGCAAAAGCTCCGAGCTCGCACTCCATGGAAAAGCAAGTGTATCCACGGTATATTTTATGGCAGAAGGCCTGTCCGTCAATTCTTGAACAAAACCGGCCATTGCAGTTTCTCCTTCCATGAGCGCGACATACCGGATGTCATATTTCAAGAAACGCGCTTACTTTATAGGAACTACGAACACGGGGAAACCCGACTGAGTCAGCCTGTGGGATAGACTGACCGCATCGGCCCTTGTGTTTCCGGCCGGCACGGTCACTCTGTGAAAGGTCTTTCCATGTACGATTCCCGTGGAGACGAAGGCTTTATACCCGGAGCTCTCGGCCTGTCGTCTCACCGTCTCAGCACTCCCCTTCTCCGTGAAAGAGCCTATCTGGACCCCCCAGCGCCCTTGAGCAGGCACGGGCTTGGGCGCAGGGGCCGGTTTGGGTGCAGGTTTGGGTGCAGGGGCCGGTTTGGGTGCGGGAGGCGGTGGAGCGGGTTTCGGCACCGGAAGGGCAATGCTGGCGGTTGGGGCGGGCGTAGGCTTGGCCGCATTCTCCTTGTCATCTTGCGTCACCGGGGAAGCGATGGGTGCATCGCCGGCATGCGGGGCCGGCTGCCACCGTTCGGTAGCAGGCGCGTCTATTACGGGCTCGGCTGTCCGAGAACCATCACTCTGTTCTATGGGCAAGGGCGTGTAGGGGGTATGCTTTGCACCGGAGAAGAAAAAGAGTTTTATGCCAACGACAAGAAGCCCGACGGCAACAAGCCCGATTACGGGAAGCATTATTTCGCCGAACGGGATTACAGTTTTCTTCTCTCTATGCCTTCTGCTTTCTCTTACGGACACTGTCGACCCTCCCGGTCCGTTCCTCTCTTTGAAGCGCTGTAATGTATGACTTGCAGCGGTGAGTATATAACTGCGGAATCTCTGTGATGCCCCGAATAATCTCACATACGAGCATGCGCTGCCTCGGCGATACTCTGCTATCGTGCCGGCGAGCAACGCTATATTACTAGAGAGGAAACATACGCTTCTTGAGGAGCGCCTGAACGAACCTGCCCAAGAACTCCTAAAACCGTGCGAACGCCCGTTAAATCAGGATACTCGGGCAACTGGTCATAAGACCTCCCCCGGTCTATCCCTGCTTCTTGTTCCTTCGAATAATCGAGGGGATGTCATACGGGTTTTTTGGCACTCCGCTTATCGAAAACATATCCTCGTCCTGAATGGGAAGCACCTCCGCCTCCTCCAGGATCACTCCCGGCGACTTTTGCTTCGCGGCGGAAAACTTTGCGGCGAAGTTCGTGACTGTCTTCCTCTCTCTTTCAGAGCTGAAGCCGGTCGCTATGACGGTGATCTGGATTTTCTCCGCCATATCCTCGGCCACTGTGTGTCCCCATATGACAATTGCGTCCTCGTCCGCCGTCTCGGTGATAATCGCCGCAGCTTTTCTGATCTCGTGGATCCCGAGGTCCGGCCCGCCGGTGATATTGAATAGTATTCCCTTGGCGCCTTTCATGGGAATGGACATAAGAGGCGACTTGATCGCCGTCTTCGCAGCCGTCTCCGCGCGGTTTTCCCCGTCGCCCGAGCCGATTCCCATAATGGCGGAACCCGCGTTCTGCATTACCGTCCTCACGTCGGCAAAGTCAACGTTGATCAGGCTGGGCTTGAGGATGAGATCCGTAACTCCCTGAACAGCCTGGCGCAGAACCTCGTCCGCAAGTTTATATGCCTCGGAGTGTTTTGTCTTCTCATCTGTAAGCTCCAGGAGGCGATCGTTTTCCACCACCAGAAGAGCGTCGACCTTTTCCCTCAGGACTGTGATGCCTTCCGCGGCCTGCTTCCTTCTCCTGTTCATCTCGAACGAGAAGGGGAAGGTGACGACCGCGACGACCAGGGCACCGGCCTCTTTTGCGACCTCGGCAAT comes from the Synergistaceae bacterium genome and includes:
- a CDS encoding SPOR domain-containing protein, with translation MSVRESRRHREKKTVIPFGEIMLPVIGLVAVGLLVVGIKLFFFSGAKHTPYTPLPIEQSDGSRTAEPVIDAPATERWQPAPHAGDAPIASPVTQDDKENAAKPTPAPTASIALPVPKPAPPPPAPKPAPAPKPAPKPAPAPKPVPAQGRWGVQIGSFTEKGSAETVRRQAESSGYKAFVSTGIVHGKTFHRVTVPAGNTRADAVSLSHRLTQSGFPVFVVPIK
- the ftsZ gene encoding cell division protein FtsZ, with the protein product MEQVFQVNETPRPHREEIKVVGVGGGGGNALNHIIRSGVTGVHFIAANTDVGSLNLSQANSKVTLGEKLTKGLGAGSDPTVGMNSAKESIDKIREVVSGADMVFITAGMGGGTGTGASPIIAEVAKEAGALVVAVVTFPFSFEMNRRRKQAAEGITVLREKVDALLVVENDRLLELTDEKTKHSEAYKLADEVLRQAVQGVTDLILKPSLINVDFADVRTVMQNAGSAIMGIGSGDGENRAETAAKTAIKSPLMSIPMKGAKGILFNITGGPDLGIHEIRKAAAIITETADEDAIVIWGHTVAEDMAEKIQITVIATGFSSERERKTVTNFAAKFSAAKQKSPGVILEEAEVLPIQDEDMFSISGVPKNPYDIPSIIRRNKKQG
- a CDS encoding molybdopterin molybdotransferase MoeA: MAGFVQELTDRPSAIKYTVDTLAFPWSASSELLPLSQAEGRRLASPVFSREPSPPFTRSTRDGFALSSLDCFGASALNPAFLRLKGEVPMGGMPCFSVEPGECALIHTGGALPMGTDAVVMAEFAEESGEWIEIRDSVQREENTVSAGEEYDAGTVLLEKGALLDFRTLGIPACAGVAEVSALRIKAGIISSGDEIVPYDTAFLSSGQIRDVNSHILSSLMRSQGYEPRFYGIAGDDIGSLERLFQLAYDECDVVLVNGGSSVSARDQTSRLFESLSDPGMLVRGILMSPGKPTLIAGARDDRKLVFGLPGHPFSCFLSAYTVALPLMHAIHTGRPRVPQSVIFLTVTEPVYGHSGVEEFLPCSIEDGKALPRPVKSSFSGALRDADGLIRLPASRETVRPGEEVEVWLW